Part of the Oscillibacter hominis genome is shown below.
GACCGTCTTATGGATAATCTCCACCTTGCAGCCGTTGCGATCTACGATGGGCTTGGGACTTTGCGGCGGAGGGTCACCACCAGGGGGATCTCCTGCACCGTCAGGCGGAGTCGCCGGTTTCGTACCTCCTGTACCAAAGCCAGGGTCCATCTCAATGGGGCCGTCCCACTCCGGGTCGGCGAACAGCCGCGTTACATTGCGGAAATCCATCACAACAAAATGGGTCTTTCCATCTTGCTCCCGCAGGCGGGTGCCGCGCCCGATGATCTGCTTAAACTCAGTCATAGAGCCAATCATCTCATCCAGAACAATCAACTTTGTCATCTTACAGTCGGCCCCAGTAGAGAGCAATTTAGAAGTAGTTGCAATAACCGGATATTGGGCAGACACTGAGATAAAATAACTCAGTTTCTTTTTGCCATACTCATCGCTGCCGGTAATTCGCACCACATAATCAGGGTTCTGCTTGACCATGTCCGCATTCAAATTGACCAGCGCCACCCTCATTCGCTCAGCGGCATCTTCCGTTGCGCAGAACACGATCGTCTTGGCCATACGATCGGTGCTTTTCAGGTAGCGCGTGATTTCGGCAGCCACCTGCTGAATGCGGTCTTCAATGATAATGTTATAGTCGTAGTCGCTGTTGGTATAAATCCGATCCGGGATCTCATTGCCGTAGATGTCCCGCTGTCCCTTTCGGGGACGCCAGCCATCGCCAATGTCCGTCATGACATTGATCACCTTGAAGGGCGCAAGGAATCCATCCTCAATGCCTTCCTTCAAGCTGTATGTATAGACTGGCTCCCCGAAATAGTGCAGATTGGAAATATACTTGGTTTCCTTGGGGGTGGCCGTCATACCGATCTGGGTGGCAGACTGGAAATATTCCAGAATCCTGCGCCAGCGGCTTTCCTCCTTAGCCGAGCCTCTGTGACACTCATCCACAATGATCAGATCAAAGAAATCCGGCTGGAACAGTTCACTAAAATGTTCCTTATCGTCATCCCCTACAAGTTGCTGATACAGAGAGAAATACACTTCGTGGGAGGTAATGGTGCTCGGATCATCCTTTGCCACATTGATTTTATGGATCGTCTTTTCCAATGGAGCAAAGTCCTGCAGGATGGATTGATCCACCAAAATATTGCGGTCTGCCAGATAGAGCACCTTTCGCTTCATTCCACTTTTCAGCAAGCGGTAGACGATTTGAAATGCGGTATAGGTTTTTCCAGTACCGGTGGCCATGACCAGCAGCAACCGCTGCTGGCCGCGGGCGATGGCATCTATTGTACGGTTGATGGCGATCCGCTGGTAATACCGGGGCGGATAGGTATTCTGGCTGGTATAGTACGGCTGGTCGATTGCAATTTCCTGGGCATTTGTCAGGCCGGATTCTTTTTTATAGCGTGCAATGAGCTCCGCTTCTGTAGGAAATTCGTTAAGGCCAAACTCACGCTCTTTCCCCGTAAGAAAATCATGCTCGGCAAACCCGTCTCCGTTGGAGCTGAACGCAAACGGCAGATCCAGCATTTTGGCATACTCCATCGCTTGCTGAAGGCCATGAGAAATACTGTGGTTGTTGTCTTTCGCCTCAATCACCGCAATGGGGTTGTTGGCGCTCAGATATAGCAGATAATCAGCCCTTTTCGGCTTTTCACGGAAGACAAAGTTCCCCTTGAGGTTGATCTTGCCGTCGGTGATCTGTGTCTCCATGGTGATCTTCCCGATGCTCCACTTGGAGGTCACAGCGGGCGTGATGTACTGGAGCTTAATATCCTCCTCTGTCATGCTTTTCTTGGGTAAAACAGGACTCATCCCTGGGACCCCCTTTTCTGTAAATCGCTCTCTGGAATAATCTCCAGAATATCATCTACCGTACAATTCAGCACCGTACATATCTTTACGAGAACATCGACACGAACATCCTCATTCCGTCCGAGGCGGGCCATGGCATTGGTAGTAATGTTCGCTTCCTTGCAAAGCTGCGTCTTGTTCAGTCCTCTGTCAATCAAGAGTTTCCAAAGTTTGTTATAACAGACAGCCATATTCCGCCTCCACTTGACTGAAAAACTCATAAACTCACTTTATTTCAGTATAACAGAAAGCAAAATTTCTTCAAGGAATTCTTGAAAATATCAAGAAGACTCTTATTCGATAGACTGGCAGATATAAAAACATCCGCCGCAGAAAGAAATCTCTGCGACGGATGTTTGGTTCGGCAAGTTCAGGCTGCTAAATACGATTTTCCCGCTGATTCGTGGTTTCCAGCAATGAATCACATCTCGACCAATCTATGTTTTAGTTCATCCTCAAAGGCTCGCACCTTTTCCATGCACAAGTCCAATTTTTCAAAAATCTCCTCTTTATCAACGGACTCACTGATGCACACGCTCTCCGTGCGGAAAATCGTCCACCACTTCCATCCGTCCTTTCTGGGGCGGACAATGGGCAAGGTGCTGACACGGGCGCAGGTTTCCCAAAAGTCCTCCGTTGCGTTCTTTGAACTAAGGGCCAGTTGAATATGTATCTTGTCTCCCGTCCGGTTGACGATTTCGTAGAAGTAATGGTTCTCCGTGCTCCAGCCACTGGGAGCACCGGGAAGGTCCGGAAAGATTTCCGACATCTTATCCGTTGTAAAGCGGGTCAGGGTACGGTTGCACTTCGCCAGATTTTCCTTTACTTCCGGCCGGCTTACAGTCCACTCCCGTAGGATACCGGCAATCTCGGAAAGGCGCTGCCCCAGTGCATCCTCGCTCTGCAAATATGGGAGGACCGCATTGCAGATGGCATCACTCCATTCCGCATGGAACTTTGCCATACGGAGCCAGTCTCCCTCATCCACAATACTCACATCTTTCAGCTCATAAGAAATCCAAGACGCTTTATACTGGTCGGCCCGTACCCAATTCAGGGAGACTCCCAGTTCTTCCTCAATTTCGTCCTTATGGCTGTACAGCAAATCAAAGGAGGCCTTATTCCATGCGGCATCGCTGCTTCCCAAATAGAAGTCGATCCGTGCTCCGTCATAATTGGCGATACACTGAACCGAGCATCCACTGATGCCAAAGAATCCGGCCACGGTATTGGATGTGCCAGAGCTGACATTGCTGAAACTGCCCCGGTGCATATGCTGCTTCTGAATGAGTGGCAGGGCATAAGTCCAGTACCGCCTGCGAAGTTCAAACCGGCTGGCCTCCGCCATTTTTTCGCTGTCCGGATCTTTCAGGTAAAACACC
Proteins encoded:
- the hsdR gene encoding EcoAI/FtnUII family type I restriction enzme subunit R; the encoded protein is MSPVLPKKSMTEEDIKLQYITPAVTSKWSIGKITMETQITDGKINLKGNFVFREKPKRADYLLYLSANNPIAVIEAKDNNHSISHGLQQAMEYAKMLDLPFAFSSNGDGFAEHDFLTGKEREFGLNEFPTEAELIARYKKESGLTNAQEIAIDQPYYTSQNTYPPRYYQRIAINRTIDAIARGQQRLLLVMATGTGKTYTAFQIVYRLLKSGMKRKVLYLADRNILVDQSILQDFAPLEKTIHKINVAKDDPSTITSHEVYFSLYQQLVGDDDKEHFSELFQPDFFDLIIVDECHRGSAKEESRWRRILEYFQSATQIGMTATPKETKYISNLHYFGEPVYTYSLKEGIEDGFLAPFKVINVMTDIGDGWRPRKGQRDIYGNEIPDRIYTNSDYDYNIIIEDRIQQVAAEITRYLKSTDRMAKTIVFCATEDAAERMRVALVNLNADMVKQNPDYVVRITGSDEYGKKKLSYFISVSAQYPVIATTSKLLSTGADCKMTKLIVLDEMIGSMTEFKQIIGRGTRLREQDGKTHFVVMDFRNVTRLFADPEWDGPIEMDPGFGTGGTKPATPPDGAGDPPGGDPPPQSPKPIVDRNGCKVEIIHKTVSVYDANGKLLRQESVVDYTKENIRGEYASLDNFIRQWSAQEKKEQIRDLLRERGIDLELLKADQGMVDVDDFDFICHVAFDKKPLTRKERANNVKKRDFFSKYSGVAREVLEALLDKYMNTGIYEIEKTEILKLDPFLKLGKPAKIAGYFGGKQGYLKAVQELEQAIYMDEVI
- a CDS encoding helix-turn-helix domain-containing protein, with the protein product MSFSVKWRRNMAVCYNKLWKLLIDRGLNKTQLCKEANITTNAMARLGRNEDVRVDVLVKICTVLNCTVDDILEIIPESDLQKRGSQG